A window of Mycolicibacterium holsaticum DSM 44478 = JCM 12374 genomic DNA:
TCGCGGTACTTGGTCTGGATCTGGAACAGCAGCAGCGGAAAGTCCTTGTAGCTGCTGTACTCGCCCTCGACCGTCATCGTGAAGAACTCTTCGTGGGTCGGCCCGAGCATGTAGTCGTTGCCGCGCCGGTCCTGCAGCCGAAACACGCCGTCGCCGTACTCGGTCCACCGGTTCGTCGTCTCGTACGGCGCGCGGGGCAGCAACGCCGGAAACAAGATCTCCTGGCCGCCGATCGCGGTCATCTCCTCGCGCACCACGTTCTCGATCTTGCGCAGCACCCGCAGGCCCAGCGGCAGCCAGCTGTACAGCCCGGGGCCGACCGGGCGGATGTAGCCGGCCCGGATCAGCAGCTTGTGGCTGGGAACCTCGGCGTCGGCCGGGTCGTCGCGCAACGTACGCAGAAACAGCTCCGACATGCGGGTGATCACAGGCGACAACCTTACTGATCGCGCCAGCGTCAAAGCTCGCCCGCCTCCACCGCTTCCCGGGTGTGCTGGGCGGTGGCGATCTGGCGGGCGGAGAACCCGATCCAGAATGCGGCGACGCCGACGATGACCGCGACACCGGCCACCCACAGCAGCGAGTACGTGTAGCCGTGGCCCAACGCGTCGAGTTGAGCGGGTGTCATGTCCTTGACCGGCCCGGTGGTGCCGCCCAGATACAGCGTGCGCGACGTCTGCACGGCCTGGATGACGACGAGCACCAGCGGGCCGCCCAGGTTCTGCACCATCAGCGTGATCGAGGACACCGGGCCGATCTCACCGGGACCGACCCCGGCGATCGCGCACAGCGGCAGGATCACCGCGATGGCGCCGATGCCGAAGCCGCCGACGACGATCGGCGCGAACAGGTTCGGGAAGTACGGGATGCTGCGGTCCAGCGTCGAGCCGTACAGCATCGCCCCGAGGACGAACACCCCGCCGCCAATGATCAGCCAGCGCGGCGCGATACGCGGGGCGAGCTTGGCAGCGACCGCGCTGCCCACCCCGAACGCCAGCGCGAACGGGATGAAGCAGATGCCCGCCTTCAGCGCCGAGTAGCCGAGCACGTCCTGCACCAGCAGCCCGATCATCACCGTCAGGGTGAGCAGCACCCCGCCGGCCAGGAACAGCGATACGAACGTCATCACCCGGTTGCGGTTGTCGAACACCGAGAACGGGACGATGGGGTGCTGGGCGGTGCGCTCGACGAGCAGGAAGCTGACGAAGAACACCGCAGCGGCCACCGCGGCGCCGATCACCAGCGGGTCGATCCAGCCGCGCGGTGGGCCCTGGGTGAAGACCAGCACCGCCGACGTGCAGCCCAGCGTGGCCAGCAGCGCCCCGGTGACGTCGAGCTTGAGCCGTTCGTGATGGGTCTCGGCCAATTTGACCACCGCGACGGCGACGATCACGATGCCGATCGGCACGTTGATGAGAAACGCCAGCCGCCACGAGATCACCGTCAGCGCGCCGCCGAGCACCAGCCCCAGCACCGAGCCGATGCCCTGCATGGCCGCCGAGATCGCCAGGGCCCGGTTGCGGGCCTGGCCGACCGCGTACGTCGTCGCGATCAGCGCGAGCCCGGTGGGCGCGGCGACGGCCGCCCCGGTGCCCTGCACCGCACGCGCCACGATCAGCGTGGTCGGGTCGTTGGCCAGCCCGCAGGCCAGCGAGGCGATCGTGAACACCCCGACGCCGGACAGAAACGCGCGCTTGTGCCCGATCGCGTCGCCGACGCGCCCGCCGAGCAGCAGCAGCCCGCCGAACGCCAACACGTAGGCGGTGATCACCCAGCTCTTGCTGGCGTCGGTGAGGCCGAGGTCGGCCTGCATCCGCGGCAGCGCGACGATGACGATGGTGCCGTCGAGCGTCGACATCAACTGCATGCCGGTGATCGCGAAGATCGCCGGGCCCAACACCTTCGACGCCAGCGGAAGCGACGACGGCGACCCGGCAGACATGGGTAGCCAGCCTACCCACAGGTGATTTCGGTGTAGTTGGTCACGGACAGCGTGACCAACTACACCCGAATCGCTAGAGCTCGCCGGGGTCGAATGTCGAGCTAAAGCTCTCCTTGGTCCAGCGCGTCCTTGACCTCTTGGGCGTGCGCGACCTGCGCGGCGGTGTAGCCGATGAACAGCGCCGCACAGCCGACGATCACCGCCACCGCGGCCACCCACAGCAGGCCGTAGGTGTAGCCCTGGTCCAGTGCGTGCAACTGCGCGCTGTCCATGTTGTGCACCGGGCCGGTGGTGCCGCCCAGATACAGCGTGCGCGAGGTGATCACGGCCTGGATGACCGCCAGCACCAGCGGGCCGCCCAGGTTCTGCAGCATCAGCGCGATCGCCGACACCGGGCCGATCTGGTCGAAGCCGACGCCGGCGATCGCCGACACGGTCAGCGGGACGACGATCATGCCGATGCCCAAACCTCCGACGGTGATCGGTATCACCAGGTTCGGGAAGTACGGGATGTCACCGTGCAGCGTGGAGCCGTAGATCATCGCGCCCAGCACCAGCACGCCACCGGCGATCACCAGCAGGCGCGGCGGGAACAGCGACACCAGATGCGACGACAGGCCGAGCCCGATGCCGAGTGCGATGACGAACGGGATGAAGCCGATCCCGGCCCGCAGCGGCGTGTAACCCATGATGTCCTGCACGTACAGCCCGATCAGCACGGTCAGCGTGAACATCACCCCGCCGGCCAGGAAGATCGCGGCGAACGTGGCGACCCGGTTGCGGTCCTTGAACAGTTCGAACGGCACGACGGGGTTCTCCGCGGTGCGTTCGACGTAGAGGAACGCGACCAGGAAGGTCAGCGCGGCGATCCCGGAGCCCAGCGTGATCGGGGACAGCCAGCCTTGCTCGGGGCCCATCGAGAACCCGAACACCGCGGCGGTGCAGCCCAGCGTGGCCAGGATCGCCCCTGCGGCGTCGAGCTTGAGCCGCTCGCGGAGCGTCTCGCGCAGGGTGGTGCGGGCCAGGTAGATCACCAGCAGCCCGATCGGGACGTTCACCAGGAACGCCCACCGCCAGGACACTTCGGTCAGCGCGCCGCCGACGACCAGGCCCATCACCGAGCCGACGCCGGTCATCGCGGCGAACACCGCGGTGGCCGCGTTGCGGGCGGGCCCCTTGGGGAACGTCGTCGCGATCAGCGCCAAACCGGTCGGTGAGGCGATCGCGGCGCCCACGCCCTGCAGCAGCCGGGCGATCACCAGGGTGGTCTCGTCCCAGGCGATGCCGCACAGGATCGAGGCGATCGTGAACAGGGTGACGCCGACGATGAAGGTGCGCTTGCGGCCGATGGTGTCGCCGAGCCGGCCGCCCAGCAGCATCAGCCCGCCGAAGGCCAGTACATATGCGGTGATGACCCAGCTGCGGCCCGCGTCGGACAGGTTGAGCTCGTCCTGGATCTTCGGGAGAGCGACGATGGCGATCGTGCTGTCCATCGTGGCCAGCAACTGCATCCCGCCGATGGCGATGACCGCGGCGAAGAACCGCCGCGACGGTTGCCACACGGGGGTCCGACCAGTTCGCTCGGCAGCGGCGCGGTCTCCGCGTACGGGCTGCGACCGATTTGCCCCGCCCTCGGCGTCACGGCGCATGGCTGCGCGCGCTGCGTCATTGAGAGCCGTCATAACGGGTTACCTTACAGTAATCTTAGAAATCCTTTAACCGCCGAACGCCGCCACCGAGCCGATCACGATGATCGCCGGCGGTCGAATCCCTTCTTCCCGTATCCGTTCTGGCGCGTCGGCCAGCGTGGCCCGCAACGTTCGCTGCGCGGAGGTGGTGCCGTGCTGCACCACCAGCACCGGGGTATCCGCAGGTCGACCGCCCGCCAACAGCGCATTGCTGAACAATTCGATGCGTTCCACGGCCATCAGCAAAACGATAGTGCCGGACAGCGCGGCCAGGGCATCCCAATTCACTAACGATTCGGGATGCCCCGGCGCAACATGGCCGCTGACCACCACGAA
This region includes:
- a CDS encoding MFS transporter, with translation MSAGSPSSLPLASKVLGPAIFAITGMQLMSTLDGTIVIVALPRMQADLGLTDASKSWVITAYVLAFGGLLLLGGRVGDAIGHKRAFLSGVGVFTIASLACGLANDPTTLIVARAVQGTGAAVAAPTGLALIATTYAVGQARNRALAISAAMQGIGSVLGLVLGGALTVISWRLAFLINVPIGIVIVAVAVVKLAETHHERLKLDVTGALLATLGCTSAVLVFTQGPPRGWIDPLVIGAAVAAAVFFVSFLLVERTAQHPIVPFSVFDNRNRVMTFVSLFLAGGVLLTLTVMIGLLVQDVLGYSALKAGICFIPFALAFGVGSAVAAKLAPRIAPRWLIIGGGVFVLGAMLYGSTLDRSIPYFPNLFAPIVVGGFGIGAIAVILPLCAIAGVGPGEIGPVSSITLMVQNLGGPLVLVVIQAVQTSRTLYLGGTTGPVKDMTPAQLDALGHGYTYSLLWVAGVAVIVGVAAFWIGFSARQIATAQHTREAVEAGEL
- a CDS encoding MFS transporter, which codes for MRRDAEGGANRSQPVRGDRAAAERTGRTPVWQPSRRFFAAVIAIGGMQLLATMDSTIAIVALPKIQDELNLSDAGRSWVITAYVLAFGGLMLLGGRLGDTIGRKRTFIVGVTLFTIASILCGIAWDETTLVIARLLQGVGAAIASPTGLALIATTFPKGPARNAATAVFAAMTGVGSVMGLVVGGALTEVSWRWAFLVNVPIGLLVIYLARTTLRETLRERLKLDAAGAILATLGCTAAVFGFSMGPEQGWLSPITLGSGIAALTFLVAFLYVERTAENPVVPFELFKDRNRVATFAAIFLAGGVMFTLTVLIGLYVQDIMGYTPLRAGIGFIPFVIALGIGLGLSSHLVSLFPPRLLVIAGGVLVLGAMIYGSTLHGDIPYFPNLVIPITVGGLGIGMIVVPLTVSAIAGVGFDQIGPVSAIALMLQNLGGPLVLAVIQAVITSRTLYLGGTTGPVHNMDSAQLHALDQGYTYGLLWVAAVAVIVGCAALFIGYTAAQVAHAQEVKDALDQGEL